In one Anoplolepis gracilipes unplaced genomic scaffold, ASM4749672v1 Contig21, whole genome shotgun sequence genomic region, the following are encoded:
- the LOC140675846 gene encoding uncharacterized protein, whose protein sequence is MAELKAVISQCIIIGSNLMSTLNRNRYLSRLSDKSAEINLSVFETFARDSTNTLLGLLYKLGHFNGYEELLHIAGEIIEKREAVNHKEEDVGGYVDFLLFNYRRIRLTDQANTANDAGSRKRRSEEELETRFARKIRFDVNAHETTSDITSTSVQRSGGPTEEASSTEASHSCDIGDTISDNTTDNNEEKGVCENLPNSSSETEEGEAEEDEQQQHERLQISDINFNHVDLLSENTRHFRKFGVIGREASFAIRPMLEGGNIYRSLENAFQEIHGYALRSSNPNDYVGLTFDSPNLTHGPAGISFRPARDLNSEDIWKLVSSLAQSAGGLDIAEHFNIRIFNVTVPSGRGRVRLTRENVVVKRSILSIKNTDNLCFPRALVAARIYCERGKLRAGELHEKWNAVRTPQSSLQKELANQLTRNAGVVIPEEGCGIREIERFQQHLAVDNIAIIVYDFNTFARGGKPMYDGTAILASLRREPTLTLNIMYYEHSRHYNTILNLKSAAGCNYYCAPCNVGFWNTNGHRCSNKCSRCLTVPPCNQTDVEILKCNVCNRAFFGAVCFERHRSEKSFDGKSTPSICDAVRFCGECGRIVKSRIKHECGLSYCKLCRTPKDGNHLCYMQPLNRENRSTIEPSTAPITDTQPDEETNIRKKGLE, encoded by the exons ATGGCAGAGCTCAAAGCAGTGATATCACAGTGCATAATTATAGGATCAAATTTGATGTCTACATTAAATCGTAACCGATATTTATCCCGGTTATCAGACAAGTCGGcagaaattaatttgtcaGTTTTTGAAACTTTTGCGCGTGACAGTACGAATACGTTACTCGGACTACTGTATAAATTAGGTCATTTCAACGGTTATGAAGAATTGTTACATATCGCGggtgaaataattgaaaaacgtGAGGCGGTTAATCACAAGGAGGAGGATGTAGGAGGTTATGTAGACTTtctgttatttaattacagaagAATCCGATTAACCG atcaGGCCAACACCGCGAATGACGCAGGAAGTCGAAAACGTCGGTCTGAAGAAGAGCTCGAGACGCGGTTTGCAC gaaaaattCGATTTGATGTAAATGCTCACGAAACAACTTCGGATATTACATCAACATCAG TGCAAAGAAGCGGAGGACCAACTGAAGAAGCGAGTTCTACGGAAGCATCTCACTCTTGCGATATCGGGGACACAATAAGTGATAATACAACTGATAACAATGAAGAGAAAGGCGTCTGCGAAAATCTTCCTAACTCTTCGTCAGAGACAGAAGAGGGAGAAGCGGAGGAAGATGAACAGCAACAACATGAACGTCTTCAGATCagcgatattaattttaatcatgtaGATTTACTGTCGGAAAATACGcggcattttcgaaaattcggTGTAATTGGAAGGGAAGCGAGTTTCGCGATACGCCCGATGCTTGAAGGTGGTAATATTTATCGTTCATTAGAAAACGCATTTCAGGAAATTCACGGATATGCTTTACGTTCGAGCAATCCCAACGATTACGTAGGATTAACGTTCGATTCGCCAAATTTAACGCATGGTCCTGCCGGGATATCCTTTCGCCCTGCGCGCGACTTGAACAGCGAGGATATTTGGAAACTCGTGAGTTCGCTAGCACAGAGCGCAGGGGGACTCGATATCGCAGAACACTTTAATATTCGCATTTTTAACGTGACAGTACCTTCGGGACGAGGTCGAGTCAGATTAACACGCGAAAATGTTGTTGTAAAGCGTTcgatattatcgataaaaaataccGATAATTTGTGTTTTCCCCGTGCTCTCGTAGCAGCGCGAATTTATTGCGAACGCGGTAAATTGCGTGCAGGGGAATTACACGAAAAATGGAACGCGGTAAGAACACCTCAATCCTCGTTACAGAAAGAGTTGGCGAATCAATTAACGAGGAATGCCGGTGTCGTGATACCGGAGGAGGGATGCGGAATTCGAGAAATCGAACGTTTCCAACAACATCTCGCTGTTGACAATATCGCGATAATtgtttatgattttaatacttttgctCGTGGTGGAAAACCTATGTACGACGGTACCGCGATACTCGCTTCCCTCAGACGCGAACCCACGTTAACTCTAAACATTATGTATTACGAACATTCGCGGCATTATaacactattttaaatttaaaatccgCCGCGGGATGTAACTATTATTGCGCACCGTGTAATGTCGGGTTCTGGAATACAAACGGTCACCGCTGCTCAAATAAGTGCTCGCGATGTTTAACTGTGCCGCCGTGTAATCAAACAGACGTGGAAATCCTTAAATGTAACGTATGTAATCGCGCATTTTTCGGGGCGGTGTGCTTCGAGCGTCATCGTAGTGAAAAATCGTTTGACGGCAAATCAACCCCGAGTATTTGTGACGCTGTACGATTTTGCGGGGAATGTGGTCGCATCGTTAAATCGAGAATAAAACACGAATGCGGACTTTCGTATTGTAAATTATGTCGAACACCAAAGGATGGAAATCATTTATGTTACATGCAGCCTCTTAATCGCGAAAACAGATCGACTATCGAACCGTCGACGGCGCCGATAACGGATACACAACCCGATGAAGAAACAAACATTCGCAAAAAAGGGCTAGAGTAA